Genomic segment of Arachis stenosperma cultivar V10309 chromosome 4, arast.V10309.gnm1.PFL2, whole genome shotgun sequence:
AATTCTAGCCTGAGCCTCAGCTCTTTTCCGGGTGAACAATTCATTAAGCCTGTAAAACATTGCCTTCACAAGTGCAGTGACTGGAAGATTGCGAGCCCCTTTTAGTACCGAATTGATGCATTCCACAAGATTGGTTGTCATATGACCCCATCGATATCCCCCATCAAATGCTAAAGCATACTGCTCACGCGGTATGCGATCCAACCAGTTGGTATAAGCCTCCCCCTGCTCACGTAAACGCTGATAACGCGTCTCGTACTCGCGAATTGTTCGCGAGTAACCTGTCAATTAAAAAGTGACCCACCATAAAAAACCTCATCATAATAACTGAGTTAAGGAGTAAATGTAATCGTAACTATCATACCTATGTTGACGATAAGCTTCTGCAGATACGGAGCCTTGAATTTTCTCAGAAAGTTTGACTCTATATGTCTGATGCAGAACATATGAAAAGCTCTGGGAGGAGACCAAGCTCCGTTACTTCGATCAATAGCAGACCTAATGGAATCGTGTCGATCGGATATAAGGCCCACACCATCACATCTCACAACATGTTGTCGCAAGTTACTAAGGAAAAAGTGCCAGGCCTCAGATGTTTCTCCCTCAACTATCGCAAATGCAATCGGCACGATGTTGTTGTTGCCATCCTGTGAGACTGCAACCAACAAACAACCCTTGTATTTTTCATACAAATGAGTTTCGTCTACCTACACTATTGGCTTGCAATGTCTGAAGGCTCTAATACAAGGGTAATAACTCCAGAAGACTTGGTGAAGTACACGAATATTACGAACCAAGTCATCTCCCTGATACGCAGGCATTGTTTGGAAATGAACAACTGCGGATGGCTCCTTGTGACACATAGCCTCAAACCATATCGGCAAGGCTTCGTACGAAGCTTCCCATCCTCCGAAAATTGACTCCACTGCCTTTTGCTTTGCCAACCATGCTTTGCGATAACTAATGGTGTAGTTAAACTTTGACCGTACTTCCGCAATCACTGATTTTACCCTTATAGACGGGTCAACTTCTACCAATGGCTTTATTGCTTCTGCAACTATGTTGGAATCCAGCTTCGAATGATCTTGAGAAATGGTGGCCCTAGTACAGGTGTGACTACCATTGTACCTCTTTATCTCCCAACAGAACTTTCTGGACATCTTGCTCACCCTGATCAGCCAATCACATCCTGCACCATACTGGGTGCATTTAGCATAGAATGTCGTGGGTTCTGACTCATGCACCCGATAATCTACACCTCTGCGAATTGTATATCTTTCATCGCCTTAATTACTGCCTCCCTAGAACTGAATTCCATTCCCACAGTAAATTCACCATCCGGCAGAAGGGGAAGCTCTGCTGCAATCACATCACAAATATTACAGTTGTCAGCAataataatctaataattaaatGCCCTGGCCTGTCAGGTCGAACCACCCGATCTGGTAAAATCGGACCGATCGAACCGGTCGATCCAAATGAACCGAGCGGTTCGGTCGAACCGACCAGTCCGGTCAAACCAGTTGGTCCAAACGAACCGGACGGCTTTGTCGAACCGGCCAGTCTGATCAAATTGATCTGGTc
This window contains:
- the LOC130975482 gene encoding uncharacterized protein LOC130975482; protein product: MSRKFCWEIKRYNGSHTCTRATISQDHSKLDSNIVAEAIKPLVEVDPSIRVKSVIAEVRSKFNYTISYRKAWLAKQKAVESIFGGWEASYEALPIWFEAMCHKEPSAVVHFQTMPAYQGDDLVRNIRVLHQVFWSYYPFSQDGNNNIVPIAFAIVEGETSEAWHFFLSNLRQHVVRCDGVGLISDRHDSIRSAIDRSNGAWSPPRAFHMFCIRHIESNFLRKFKAPYLQKLIVNIGYSRTIREYETRYQRLREQGEAYTNWLDRIPREQYALAFDGGYRWGHMTTNLVECINSVLKGARNLPVTALVKAMFYRLNELFTRKRAEAQARINAGHVFSEIVTSKLHANQRAAGNIQVSCFDRQNEIFEVRECPSDVEYAVDLRQQRCDCGEFQVDRLPCRHVFACCANQRLDWQLYVHDVYKMD